The Saccharothrix variisporea genome has a segment encoding these proteins:
- a CDS encoding AfsR/SARP family transcriptional regulator, whose amino-acid sequence MGVWIGLLGEVTAHLDGRPLELGPAKQRCVLAALAVDAPRLVTADRLVERVWGTEPPRLGRRTLYSYLSRLRGALSAAGVVEIVSRSGGYALALDQPGPATDLHRFRDLCAQARAGADDARAERLLTEALELWRGQALTGLDGEWVEAERDRLRRERLDAEHALTEVRLRLGHGPDLVAGLRARADADVLDERLAGQYMLALSRAGRAAEALAHYQRVRERLAEELGTDPGAELRRVHAGILRTVPEDGHGPSYLPYRTPDFVGRERELAEVLGALRGGAAVLVHGMAGVGKTALAIRACHDVAADFPDGRVFVDLHGYSPAQEPLGPAAALAALLAQVDVPPAQHPDSLDGRAALWRARTAGRRFLVLVDNVASADQLRPLLPGPSGSTVLATSRRRLTAVDGMVPVPVDLLPEADADTLFALVSGRTDAGAVARLCGGLPLAIRIAAARLRNRPMWTTDDFVRRLGGHRSKLPELRTTDQDLAAVFALSYRELAGDRQRLFRLLGLHPGTRITPDAAAALAGTTAAKVEPLLEDLHDIHLLSQEDRFGYRLHDLLAEHARSLGHPDEAPAALDRLLDHYRDGGDEHWHHREEPNLRAVVELALERQRYEHAWRIADHTARHLRARGRRDDFLAVARGGLEAARVVGEPHALVRSLDNLANAHWECGDLERAMSTAGEWLRVATAMGDPVARSASLSRIGTLYGMFGDYDKAVTTYEVALAEEAPDYAVTALLLGNLSHAQEMRGDFAAALDTAIRSRKLREHADDTPGWVLSTAQLALVLARLGRREEALLTAREAVDTAVRIDYLFGEAWARTDYAEVLLAADLPEEARQQAERACALLTQPTHPLLLTLAANALGDAHRALGQPNLALDHYCLAHDTAERIGYRRQQDRARAGHERARAELLT is encoded by the coding sequence ATGGGGGTGTGGATCGGTCTGCTGGGTGAGGTGACGGCGCACCTCGACGGCCGGCCGCTGGAGCTGGGTCCTGCCAAGCAGCGGTGCGTGTTGGCGGCGCTGGCGGTGGACGCGCCCCGGCTGGTGACCGCGGACCGGCTGGTCGAGCGGGTCTGGGGGACGGAGCCGCCTCGACTGGGGCGGCGGACGCTGTACAGCTACCTCTCGCGGTTGCGCGGGGCACTGTCGGCCGCGGGTGTCGTGGAGATCGTCAGCCGGTCCGGCGGCTACGCCTTGGCGCTGGACCAGCCCGGGCCCGCGACCGACCTGCACCGCTTCCGCGACCTGTGCGCCCAGGCTCGCGCGGGCGCCGACGACGCTCGGGCGGAGCGGTTGCTGACCGAGGCGCTGGAGTTGTGGCGTGGGCAGGCGCTGACCGGCCTGGACGGCGAGTGGGTCGAGGCCGAACGCGACCGGCTGCGCCGGGAGAGGCTGGACGCCGAGCACGCCCTCACCGAGGTCAGGCTGCGGCTGGGTCACGGCCCGGACCTGGTGGCCGGGCTCCGCGCTCGCGCCGACGCCGACGTGCTGGACGAGCGGCTGGCCGGCCAGTACATGCTCGCCCTGTCCCGCGCCGGGCGTGCGGCGGAGGCCTTGGCGCATTACCAGCGAGTGCGGGAACGGCTGGCCGAGGAACTGGGCACCGATCCCGGTGCGGAGTTGCGGCGGGTGCACGCCGGGATCCTGCGCACCGTGCCGGAGGACGGGCACGGCCCCAGCTACCTGCCTTACCGGACACCGGACTTCGTCGGGCGGGAACGCGAACTCGCCGAGGTGCTCGGAGCCCTCCGCGGCGGGGCCGCGGTACTGGTCCACGGCATGGCCGGGGTGGGCAAGACCGCCCTGGCGATCCGCGCCTGCCACGACGTCGCGGCCGACTTCCCCGACGGTCGGGTGTTCGTCGACCTGCACGGCTACTCGCCGGCGCAGGAACCACTGGGGCCCGCCGCCGCGCTGGCGGCCCTGCTGGCGCAGGTGGACGTCCCGCCGGCACAGCACCCGGACAGCCTCGACGGGCGCGCCGCGCTGTGGCGCGCGCGGACGGCGGGGCGCAGGTTCCTGGTCCTGGTCGACAACGTGGCGAGCGCCGATCAGCTCCGGCCGTTGCTGCCGGGTCCGTCGGGCTCGACCGTCCTGGCGACGAGCCGTCGTCGGCTCACCGCCGTCGACGGCATGGTGCCCGTGCCCGTCGACCTGTTGCCCGAAGCGGACGCCGACACGCTGTTCGCCTTGGTGTCGGGACGGACCGACGCGGGCGCGGTCGCCCGCCTGTGCGGTGGTCTGCCCCTGGCGATCCGCATCGCCGCCGCCCGGCTGCGCAACCGTCCGATGTGGACGACCGACGACTTCGTCCGGCGATTGGGCGGCCACCGGTCGAAGTTGCCGGAACTGCGCACGACCGACCAGGACCTCGCCGCCGTCTTCGCCCTGTCCTACCGTGAACTGGCCGGCGACCGGCAGCGGTTGTTCCGGCTGCTCGGACTGCACCCGGGAACACGGATCACGCCGGACGCCGCCGCCGCGCTCGCCGGGACGACGGCCGCGAAGGTCGAGCCCTTGCTCGAAGACCTGCACGACATCCACCTGCTCAGCCAGGAAGACCGGTTCGGTTACCGGCTCCACGACCTGCTCGCCGAGCACGCCCGCAGCCTCGGGCACCCCGACGAGGCACCCGCCGCGCTCGACCGCCTGCTGGACCACTACCGCGACGGCGGTGACGAGCACTGGCACCACCGCGAGGAGCCGAACCTGCGCGCGGTGGTCGAACTGGCGCTGGAGCGGCAGCGGTACGAGCACGCGTGGCGCATCGCCGACCACACCGCACGCCACCTGCGCGCGCGAGGCCGCCGTGACGACTTCCTCGCCGTGGCCCGAGGCGGATTGGAGGCCGCGCGAGTGGTCGGCGAACCACACGCGCTGGTGCGGAGCCTGGACAACCTCGCCAACGCCCATTGGGAATGCGGCGACCTCGAGCGCGCCATGTCCACGGCAGGGGAGTGGTTGCGGGTCGCGACGGCCATGGGCGACCCGGTCGCCCGCAGCGCTTCCCTGTCCCGCATCGGCACCCTCTACGGCATGTTCGGCGACTACGACAAAGCCGTCACCACGTATGAGGTGGCGCTGGCCGAGGAGGCCCCCGACTACGCGGTGACCGCGCTGCTGCTCGGCAACCTCAGCCACGCGCAGGAGATGCGCGGTGACTTCGCCGCCGCCCTCGACACCGCGATCCGATCCCGGAAGCTGCGCGAGCACGCCGACGACACACCCGGCTGGGTGTTGAGCACCGCACAACTGGCCCTGGTCCTGGCCCGACTCGGGCGCCGTGAGGAAGCGCTCCTCACCGCACGGGAGGCGGTCGACACCGCGGTGCGCATCGACTACCTGTTCGGGGAGGCCTGGGCGCGTACCGACTACGCGGAAGTCCTCCTCGCGGCGGACTTGCCCGAGGAGGCCCGTCAACAGGCCGAACGTGCCTGTGCGCTGCTCACCCAACCCACCCACCCCCTGCTGCTCACCCTGGCCGCCAACGCCCTGGGTGACGCCCACCGCGCCCTCGGCCAGCCGAACCTGGCACTGGACCACTACTGCCTGGCCCACGACACCGCGGAACGCATCGGTTACCGCCGCCAACAGGACCGCGCCCGCGCGGGCCACGAACGCGCAAGAGCCGAACTGCTCACCTGA
- a CDS encoding integrase, with protein MFTIIEHSNRRIRVLGATAHPTTSWVTQAARNLVMDLEDRDQHARFLIRDRDGNFPALFDAVLADAGIQVVLSGVRIPRMNAIMERWIHSCRRELLDRTPIWNQQHLLHALREYEHFHTGPTKASTTPDHYNHCHSQPRSGTLTHLGIRRRQRLGGILNEYHHAA; from the coding sequence GTGTTCACGATCATCGAACACTCCAACCGCCGGATCCGCGTCCTCGGCGCCACGGCGCACCCGACCACATCCTGGGTCACCCAAGCCGCCAGAAACCTCGTCATGGACCTCGAAGACCGGGACCAACACGCGCGGTTCCTGATCCGCGACCGCGACGGCAATTTCCCGGCACTGTTCGACGCCGTCCTCGCCGACGCGGGCATCCAGGTCGTTCTCAGCGGAGTCCGGATCCCACGCATGAACGCGATCATGGAGCGCTGGATTCACAGCTGCCGCCGCGAGCTTCTCGACCGAACACCGATCTGGAACCAGCAGCACCTGCTCCACGCGCTGCGCGAGTACGAGCACTTCCACACCGGCCCCACCAAGGCATCGACAACGCCCGACCACTACAACCACTGCCACAGCCAGCCCCGATCAGGCACCCTCACCCATCTCGGCATCCGCAGACGGCAACGGCTGGGCGGCATCCTCAACGAGTACCACCACGCCGCCTGA